gtcatatatgtatatatacataaaataacgCAACGAGGCCCCTCAATTTGCTTCAAGTTCGCCTAAACTAAAAAGTCAGCGAACCAAGTTCtatatttttgacccgggttgCCATAGTctcaattaaaatgtaaaaatccattaattcattttcattattaaattaaaaaatttatttttcatttacatcAAAAGTTAAATCATGTAACACTACTTTCATAGCAATTGGATTGTCCCGCGGCACCTAAATGAAATATtggtattattaaaatattttgtagataaatatttggATGCTAACATACTAAGTAATTACATACCATGTGTCCTGATCGATTGATCCAATACAGTTTTAAATTCCCATACTCTTTAACGAATCCTTCGATAATATTGTTGACAGAAAATGACACTCTTGAGGCTTGCCGCCATGCTTTAGCGTTATTCCATTTGAGTTTTCTCATCCAAGCAAGAGTACTAGGTGACGGAACTACCATATCAAACTGACCAGtatagacaaaaattttcagatctgTTTTCAACAATAGTCTttcaactattaaaaataattaaattgttagagtaatttttactaataattaagaGACTAAACGACATTTGTTTTTACCAATATCAGTAACAGGTTTCATGTAATCATTCATCAACTTCATGGACACACGATTTGAATACAAATTGTAGGTGCCATTGAGACCAAGAGCTTTCTTGACGTCATTTTccatcaatttttgaattagacTAGAAATATTAACTGGATTCGAAGGGGATTTCACTTGaggaaaattataattattggaaCTGTTATTAGTTGGattcgttttttttaagatgTTATAGACATCGACATTATCTACAACATTATAAATGGTATtccacatatttttataatttgcaaATGCATCAACCCATTTTTCTTTAGTAATTGATATTAGGATTTTATTAACTGATCTATTAATGTCACGTTGATCAATTCTGTCTATCAAACCCTGTGTAAatcattgtattattatttatgaattgttaattagtcagtaattatatttatatttatattatactgTACCATATTTAGGAGATACGAAGGTAGAGAGCGAACTATTTTACGAAATGAGATAGGCGAATCACCTATAGCGAGTCCTTTCAATTTGCTTCGGATATTTCCATTATTTTGAGcctgaaaaattgaaaataaattcaaaagtcagtggttaaaataaattttccgatGGCAAATTACGAAAGAAAATACCTGAGACCAAAGAAGAGCGAATTCCACAGCCATTTTTCCACCGTAAGATTCTCCTACGATGTAAGTAGGAACGTTTCCAAACTCCGGGATggtttccaaaaattttttgatacagATCACAAGATCTTGAGCGATCTGCGTGTTGTTTTTTGCCATCAATGAATCATTTTCCACAAAACTGAACCCGACACCTACTGGGTTATCAATCAATAAGACATTGTAGTCGTTTACCCATGTGTGATTTCTCCGTTTGAGATTGAGATCAAGTGGACCAAATTCGTGAAAATTTCCATAGCCAGTTCCGGATACTCCTGGACCTCCTTGTAGCCAAATAATTAAAGGCTTCTCAAATACATTGAAACTGTCTAGTGTATTAATTGTTGGAGGGTTCACGTAATACAGCCACCAAAACATTTGAGCACCTGGTCTTACTGTCACGTGTCCCCAGTCTTGTTTACCGGGACCGAAACCTACTTTTCCAACTTTGCTACTCTCTGCTACTATTGACAAATtcgaatgttttttttaggTGTAAATTACGGTCTAAAATATTCATACAGGAACCCATATGGATTGACCgaaaatattatgggaatctatCGATTTGTAaacggaaaaattatttttgttcgaAATATACTATGGTGTCGTAATCAAATCTGATTATTTTAGCCTCATAACGCGAAGCacatgtttaaaaataacgatcataataaaatttatagaggCCACAGTAACTTATGATTTTACCATGGCTATagatattattaaatagtcTGGTGTCGCTATGACACCAAagcattttaaaaaagaataattttcttttttttaaagatttattttgaatatatctATGGAAAACAGTACGGGATTCTATGTTTAGAGAAATTTTAAGTTTCAGTAATTAAAACTCTTCAACTAAAACGTTCAAGTGAAGTACTTAGATAAGAATTTGACATTTCATGCCAATAATTCACATTTTTCTGAGTGTATAGAAATCCATAAGAAttcttatatgaaatttttactgtgtTGATAATAGATTAATACTGTACCCTGTActaaaaaagttgaaagtaAAGTCATGATCCATATCCACTtcattttaagaaattaatttttttatctacgctgatttttataatagaaattctttattttaatatttttttatatgaatcaatttttcatgtatattaaaaacataattattatttctatcgCAGCattataatattgtttttttataattatttcaaattcctATTATggctttttaattaaaaaaaaaaaatctgatttcTGTCCTATAGTTGACCTGTATAACGTCAAACAATCTCCTGTTAGTTGGACGGAATCAGTTGAGAttcacaagaaaatttaaaatttttgagtattttatgTTTcccgaaaaaaatgaatattttgaactGAAAATTTACCTGCAACATcgtcaattatataaaaaaaaaaatatatttacagaaaaataaatttaaagcgtacacttttcacaaaattacttaattatgctctttattaatgaaatatgatcaaattttttaatagcttatgattactaaaatttatcatcaatacAAAAGTactatgaatatttatatttgcaGTTTGTTAGAAACATTAAAGCAGAAAAGTA
This genomic window from Microplitis demolitor isolate Queensland-Clemson2020A chromosome 6, iyMicDemo2.1a, whole genome shotgun sequence contains:
- the LOC103573935 gene encoding retinoid-inducible serine carboxypeptidase-like isoform X1 translates to MKWIWIMTLLSTFLVQVAESSKVGKVGFGPGKQDWGHVTVRPGAQMFWWLYYVNPPTINTLDSFNVFEKPLIIWLQGGPGVSGTGYGNFHEFGPLDLNLKRRNHTWVNDYNVLLIDNPVGVGFSFVENDSLMAKNNTQIAQDLVICIKKFLETIPEFGNVPTYIVGESYGGKMAVEFALLWSQAQNNGNIRSKLKGLAIGDSPISFRKIVRSLPSYLLNMGLIDRIDQRDINRSVNKILISITKEKWVDAFANYKNMWNTIYNVVDNVDVYNILKKTNPTNNSSNNYNFPQVKSPSNPVNISSLIQKLMENDVKKALGLNGTYNLYSNRVSMKLMNDYMKPVTDIVERLLLKTDLKIFVYTGQFDMVVPSPSTLAWMRKLKWNNAKAWRQASRVSFSVNNIIEGFVKEYGNLKLYWINRSGHMVPRDNPIAMKVVLHDLTFDVNEK
- the LOC103573935 gene encoding retinoid-inducible serine carboxypeptidase-like isoform X2, with translation MKWIWIMTLLSTFLVQAESSKVGKVGFGPGKQDWGHVTVRPGAQMFWWLYYVNPPTINTLDSFNVFEKPLIIWLQGGPGVSGTGYGNFHEFGPLDLNLKRRNHTWVNDYNVLLIDNPVGVGFSFVENDSLMAKNNTQIAQDLVICIKKFLETIPEFGNVPTYIVGESYGGKMAVEFALLWSQAQNNGNIRSKLKGLAIGDSPISFRKIVRSLPSYLLNMGLIDRIDQRDINRSVNKILISITKEKWVDAFANYKNMWNTIYNVVDNVDVYNILKKTNPTNNSSNNYNFPQVKSPSNPVNISSLIQKLMENDVKKALGLNGTYNLYSNRVSMKLMNDYMKPVTDIVERLLLKTDLKIFVYTGQFDMVVPSPSTLAWMRKLKWNNAKAWRQASRVSFSVNNIIEGFVKEYGNLKLYWINRSGHMVPRDNPIAMKVVLHDLTFDVNEK